One stretch of Priestia megaterium DNA includes these proteins:
- the fumC gene encoding class II fumarate hydratase, whose product MSYRIERDSIGEIKVAEDKLWGAQTQRSKENFPIGIEKMPVEVIRAFAVLKKSAAISNHKLGKLSAGKSEAIVQAANEIIEGKWNEHFPLVVWQTGSGTQSNMNVNEVISHRGNQLINGDETLHPNDDVNMSQSSNDTFPTALHIAAVLEVEDQLLPALKTLKETFAAKQEQFKDIIKIGRTHLQDATPLTLGQEISGWHHMLEKNEEMIKQSVEYMKELAIGGTAVGTGINAHPDFGNEVAKEISSTLGKTFISAPNKFHALTSHDQVVYAHGALKALAADLMKIANDVRWLASGPRSGLGEITIPANEPGSSIMPGKVNPTQSEALTMVSAQVLGNDVTIGIAASQGNFELNVFKPVIIYNFLQSVRLLTDSMQAFNDKCAVGIEPNKEKIQHNLENSLMLVTALNPHIGYENAAKIAKLAHQEGTTLKEAAVKTGLLTEEQFEQWVNPANMIHPSK is encoded by the coding sequence ATGAGCTATCGTATCGAAAGAGATTCAATTGGAGAAATCAAAGTGGCAGAAGATAAACTATGGGGAGCGCAAACGCAAAGAAGTAAAGAAAACTTTCCAATAGGGATTGAAAAAATGCCGGTTGAAGTAATACGCGCTTTTGCAGTTTTGAAGAAAAGCGCGGCTATTAGTAATCATAAACTAGGCAAACTATCAGCAGGGAAATCGGAAGCCATCGTACAAGCTGCTAACGAAATTATTGAAGGGAAATGGAATGAACATTTTCCTTTAGTGGTATGGCAGACAGGAAGCGGAACGCAATCAAACATGAATGTAAATGAAGTGATTTCCCACCGAGGAAACCAGCTAATAAATGGCGACGAAACGCTCCATCCAAATGATGATGTCAATATGTCACAAAGCTCTAACGATACTTTTCCTACAGCTCTTCATATTGCAGCTGTACTAGAAGTCGAAGATCAATTATTGCCTGCTCTAAAAACATTAAAAGAAACGTTCGCTGCGAAGCAAGAGCAGTTTAAAGATATTATTAAAATAGGCAGAACCCATTTACAAGATGCTACACCGCTAACACTAGGACAAGAAATTAGCGGATGGCATCACATGCTCGAAAAGAATGAAGAAATGATTAAACAAAGCGTAGAGTATATGAAGGAGCTAGCTATTGGCGGTACAGCTGTTGGGACGGGGATAAATGCACACCCTGACTTCGGCAATGAAGTAGCGAAAGAAATCAGCAGCACGCTTGGAAAAACATTTATCTCAGCACCTAATAAATTTCATGCATTAACAAGTCACGATCAAGTGGTTTATGCCCACGGTGCACTCAAAGCCTTAGCAGCTGACTTAATGAAAATCGCCAATGACGTACGCTGGCTGGCAAGCGGTCCTCGGAGCGGATTAGGTGAAATTACGATTCCTGCTAACGAACCAGGAAGTTCTATTATGCCTGGAAAAGTAAATCCAACTCAAAGTGAAGCTCTAACAATGGTTTCTGCACAAGTGTTAGGGAATGACGTGACGATTGGCATTGCGGCTAGTCAAGGAAACTTTGAATTAAATGTATTTAAGCCGGTTATTATTTATAATTTTTTACAATCAGTCAGATTGCTGACAGATTCCATGCAGGCTTTTAACGATAAATGCGCAGTAGGAATTGAACCCAACAAAGAAAAGATTCAGCATAATCTAGAAAATTCTCTTATGCTTGTAACAGCATTAAATCCGCACATAGGTTATGAAAATGCGGCTAAAATCGCCAAGCTGGCCCATCAGGAAGGAACGACATTAAAAGAAGCAGCGGTCAAAACAGGCCTTCTGACAGAAGAACAATTTGAGCAATGGGTAAATCCAGCTAATATGATTCATCCATCAAAATAA
- a CDS encoding GH25 family lysozyme produces the protein MQRRHSNNPIILDVSHHQGIINWKEIKNTSVKGVYIKLTEGGTFVDPRSYENYIGAKNAGLRVGFYHYAHCTNSPEKEAAFFITQLGQMKLDLPPCLDLEEDKKKSKEFVSRFAVSWLEHVHKTTGIKPIVYTNYHFAKTFFTNEISKYPLWVARYSAANRQGGMQHPGELSQWQRWAMFQYTDSGRVKGISTNVDINEMDYSFFKEVTTNLSVTNNTKGPFVYSKGDKGIGVKQIQQNLLALGFFLPRFGADGFYGDELIAAVKKFQDRYGLFSDGIAGADTLLRLVKEVNNLNNRV, from the coding sequence ATGCAAAGGCGACATTCAAATAATCCTATTATTCTCGACGTTTCTCATCATCAAGGAATCATTAATTGGAAAGAAATAAAAAACACCTCAGTAAAAGGGGTGTATATAAAGTTAACAGAAGGGGGAACTTTTGTAGACCCTAGATCCTATGAAAATTATATAGGTGCTAAAAATGCGGGCTTGAGAGTAGGATTTTATCATTATGCTCACTGTACAAATAGTCCGGAGAAAGAAGCTGCTTTTTTTATTACTCAGCTTGGACAAATGAAACTAGACCTTCCGCCGTGTTTGGATCTAGAAGAAGATAAGAAAAAGTCCAAAGAATTTGTTTCTCGCTTTGCCGTAAGCTGGCTCGAGCATGTTCACAAAACAACAGGGATTAAGCCTATCGTATATACGAACTATCATTTTGCTAAAACTTTTTTTACAAACGAAATAAGTAAGTATCCTTTGTGGGTAGCAAGATATAGTGCAGCCAACAGACAAGGCGGTATGCAACACCCTGGTGAGCTAAGTCAATGGCAGCGATGGGCAATGTTTCAGTATACGGATTCTGGCAGAGTAAAAGGCATTTCTACAAATGTGGATATAAACGAAATGGACTACTCATTTTTTAAAGAAGTTACGACGAATCTCTCTGTGACAAATAATACAAAAGGACCTTTTGTGTATTCCAAAGGTGATAAAGGGATAGGAGTCAAACAAATTCAGCAAAATTTACTTGCACTAGGTTTTTTTCTTCCAAGGTTTGGAGCAGACGGTTTCTACGGAGATGAATTAATCGCTGCAGTGAAAAAATTTCAGGATCGATATGGCCTTTTTTCAGATGGAATAGCAGGAGCGGATACGCTGCTGCGTCTTGTTAAAGAAGTGAATAATCTGAATAATCGGGTTTGA
- a CDS encoding PAS domain S-box protein: MISSGLFVNLCIFSFLVSIMIAIRIFLLQRLAQKYKLVSGIYASIVSAILMVYSVTYQEVTYDLRFLPLILTLLYFGYRAGAIAGISMAVCSIYLESHWILTILILIFTFLLSLPLIRYRKQFSFSKQSFLYFFIHFIVHVLLTNYFWNTPIRSPFYTELEYFLFGILGLGVGVATIEFYRKFYAVAEEAAYAASDSCKEREDSIFVRIIKKELEYTKEQLESFINHHMDAVIITDLEGRILRVNEAYEKVYGWKAHEVIGKKYYDIAGAFSEDVSENIKKTVAKKEAINRVEVVRARKDGSLVDLRITISPIFNGKDELIGLSGVCVDISEAKKARIELDLLHRKLKESELKYRTLFEYANDAIYLLEIGSNHFPSRFVEVNEAGCKRFGYTREELLSMPCQDIIPRDSDIVQKTVEEIRKGNLSFTLQSQFTFKSGEVKKLEYSGKLFNIENKKVLLIVSRDRTEYLKTEELLQKSEKLAAVGQLATAIAHEIRNPLTAIKGFVQLLTEKASKEELIYMNIISSEIERIEMITDEFMSVAKPQAVTFQSIDLQLLIQQVILLLQPQATMKNIFIELNLYGEMPFVYCESNQMKQVFINILKNAIEAMPSGGEIRVELRKKDNNHIHIQIIDEGVGISKERIKHLGEPFYSIKEDGIGLGLMICFNIIQQHKGTLSIESEVNKGTSVEICLPLE, translated from the coding sequence GTGATTAGTAGCGGATTATTTGTTAACTTATGTATTTTCTCATTTTTGGTTAGCATTATGATTGCAATACGGATATTTTTGCTGCAACGTCTAGCCCAAAAATACAAATTGGTTAGCGGTATTTATGCAAGTATCGTTTCTGCTATTCTCATGGTGTATAGCGTTACCTATCAAGAGGTTACATATGATTTGCGATTTCTTCCTCTTATTTTGACCCTTCTATATTTTGGTTATAGAGCCGGTGCAATTGCGGGTATTAGTATGGCTGTGTGCAGTATCTATTTAGAAAGTCATTGGATACTGACTATTTTAATTTTAATTTTCACCTTTTTGCTTTCCCTTCCTCTTATCCGATATAGAAAGCAGTTTTCTTTTTCAAAACAATCTTTTCTTTATTTCTTTATTCATTTTATCGTTCATGTCTTACTGACAAATTACTTCTGGAATACACCTATTCGGTCGCCGTTTTATACCGAATTAGAATATTTCCTTTTTGGGATTCTTGGACTAGGAGTCGGCGTGGCCACGATAGAATTTTATCGTAAGTTTTACGCCGTAGCAGAAGAAGCTGCCTATGCTGCATCAGATTCATGCAAGGAGAGAGAAGATTCTATATTTGTCAGAATAATAAAAAAAGAGTTAGAGTATACAAAAGAACAGCTAGAGTCTTTTATTAATCATCACATGGATGCGGTGATTATAACTGATTTAGAAGGGCGGATTTTGCGAGTTAATGAAGCGTATGAAAAAGTATATGGGTGGAAAGCCCATGAAGTGATTGGGAAAAAATATTACGATATAGCAGGAGCTTTTAGTGAGGATGTAAGTGAGAATATAAAAAAGACGGTCGCTAAAAAGGAAGCAATCAATCGAGTAGAAGTTGTAAGAGCTCGTAAAGATGGAAGTTTAGTAGACCTTCGCATCACTATTTCTCCAATTTTTAATGGGAAAGATGAGTTAATAGGTCTGTCTGGAGTATGTGTGGATATATCTGAAGCTAAAAAAGCTAGAATAGAGCTTGACTTGCTGCATCGTAAGCTTAAGGAAAGTGAGTTAAAGTACCGCACGTTATTTGAATATGCAAACGACGCAATTTATTTACTTGAAATAGGTTCGAATCATTTTCCTTCTCGTTTTGTTGAAGTAAATGAAGCTGGCTGTAAGCGCTTTGGATATACGAGAGAAGAGCTTTTATCCATGCCTTGCCAAGATATTATACCTAGAGATTCTGACATTGTTCAAAAAACAGTCGAAGAAATTCGCAAAGGAAATCTTTCTTTTACGCTGCAATCGCAGTTTACATTTAAGTCTGGAGAAGTAAAGAAACTAGAATATAGTGGCAAATTGTTCAATATAGAAAACAAAAAAGTGCTTCTTATTGTTTCAAGAGACAGGACAGAATACTTGAAAACAGAAGAGTTGCTGCAGAAATCTGAGAAATTAGCAGCGGTCGGGCAGCTTGCTACAGCTATTGCTCATGAAATTAGAAATCCTTTAACGGCCATCAAAGGGTTTGTGCAGCTATTAACTGAAAAAGCGAGTAAAGAAGAGTTAATCTATATGAACATTATATCCTCTGAAATTGAGCGTATTGAAATGATTACAGATGAATTCATGTCTGTGGCAAAACCACAGGCCGTAACATTTCAGTCGATTGATTTACAGCTATTAATTCAACAAGTGATTTTATTGCTGCAGCCTCAAGCAACCATGAAAAACATCTTTATTGAACTTAACTTATATGGAGAAATGCCTTTTGTATATTGCGAAAGCAATCAAATGAAACAAGTGTTTATAAACATTCTTAAGAATGCGATTGAAGCAATGCCTTCCGGAGGAGAAATTAGAGTTGAGCTGAGAAAAAAGGACAACAATCATATTCATATTCAAATTATTGATGAAGGTGTAGGAATTTCAAAAGAACGCATCAAACATTTAGGTGAACCATTTTACAGTATTAAAGAAGACGGAATCGGGTTAGGGTTAATGATCTGCTTTAATATTATCCAACAGCATAAAGGAACTCTTAGTATTGAAAGTGAAGTAAACAAAGGGACGAGTGTGGAAATTTGTTTACCGTTAGAATAA
- a CDS encoding YjcZ family sporulation protein → MGFYNWGYGGGYGYGGYGSYGGGFALIVVLFVLLVIVGCTCLK, encoded by the coding sequence ATGGGATTTTACAACTGGGGTTACGGCGGTGGTTATGGCTACGGCGGCTACGGTAGTTACGGTGGCGGTTTTGCATTAATCGTTGTACTATTTGTTTTATTAGTTATCGTTGGTTGTACATGCTTGAAATAA
- a CDS encoding metallophosphoesterase family protein, translating into MDKIAVISDIHGNLPALEAVLADIQQRDIHRIICLGDLVGKGPDSSKAIDIIKEKCEVTVMGNWDDFITKPAEFEALKWHQKKLSSTQEAYLKELPFSVEFMMSGKLIRMFHASPRSLYDRIQPWDSLEKRLSLFANTEYTENIKGSREPDVICYGDVHNAFIQHIKGKTLCNVGSVGNPLDLPQASYLILEGKDQDESPSAFSIQFVRIPYDIEKAIELARAVEMPDFEPYVQELKTARYRGLKN; encoded by the coding sequence ATGGACAAAATTGCTGTTATTTCAGATATCCACGGAAATCTTCCTGCATTAGAAGCAGTTTTAGCTGACATACAACAACGAGATATCCATCGCATCATTTGTCTAGGTGATTTAGTAGGAAAAGGACCGGATTCAAGTAAAGCGATTGATATCATAAAAGAAAAGTGCGAAGTAACAGTCATGGGAAACTGGGATGACTTCATTACAAAGCCTGCGGAATTTGAAGCGTTGAAATGGCATCAGAAGAAGTTAAGTTCAACCCAAGAGGCATACTTAAAAGAACTTCCTTTTTCTGTTGAGTTTATGATGAGCGGAAAATTAATTAGAATGTTTCACGCTTCACCTAGAAGTCTTTATGACCGAATTCAACCCTGGGATTCACTTGAAAAGCGCCTTAGTCTATTTGCTAATACGGAATATACGGAAAATATAAAAGGATCAAGAGAGCCGGATGTCATCTGTTACGGAGATGTACATAATGCATTTATTCAACATATTAAAGGGAAAACGCTATGTAATGTAGGAAGTGTAGGAAACCCGCTTGATTTACCACAAGCTTCCTATCTTATCTTAGAAGGAAAGGATCAAGACGAAAGTCCTTCAGCATTTTCTATTCAATTTGTGCGTATTCCATACGATATTGAAAAAGCGATCGAATTGGCGAGAGCTGTAGAGATGCCGGACTTTGAACCCTACGTTCAAGAATTAAAAACAGCTCGCTATAGAGGACTAAAAAATTAA
- the fsa gene encoding fructose-6-phosphate aldolase gives MKFFIDTANLEDIKKAYKIGVLSGVTTNPSLVAKEGVKFEDRIEEILKTVPEVESVSAEVTPDTVTADDMIAQAEELIKINGGDKNITIKLPMTIAGLEATRYLAKKGVKTNVTLIFTVNQALLAARAGATYVSPFLGRLDDISEDGVYLVSRIAELFRIQHIDSQIIAASVRHPDHVTRVALAGAHIATIPYAVIEQLVKHPLTEQGIEKFASDWEKAVKS, from the coding sequence ATGAAATTTTTTATTGATACAGCTAACCTAGAAGATATTAAAAAAGCATATAAAATTGGGGTATTATCAGGTGTTACTACAAACCCATCGCTAGTAGCTAAAGAAGGCGTAAAGTTTGAAGATCGCATCGAAGAAATTTTAAAAACAGTCCCGGAAGTAGAATCTGTTTCAGCAGAAGTGACGCCGGATACAGTAACAGCAGACGACATGATTGCTCAAGCAGAAGAGCTTATAAAAATTAATGGAGGAGACAAAAATATAACGATTAAACTTCCTATGACCATTGCTGGATTGGAAGCAACCCGTTATCTAGCTAAAAAAGGCGTAAAAACAAACGTCACGTTAATTTTTACAGTGAATCAAGCGCTTCTAGCAGCCCGTGCCGGTGCCACATACGTATCGCCATTTTTAGGACGCTTAGATGATATTTCAGAAGACGGTGTTTATCTGGTATCTCGAATTGCGGAGCTATTTCGAATTCAACACATTGACTCACAAATTATAGCAGCGTCAGTGAGACACCCGGATCACGTTACACGAGTAGCTCTTGCTGGGGCTCATATTGCTACAATTCCGTATGCCGTAATTGAACAATTAGTAAAACACCCGTTAACAGAACAAGGAATTGAAAAATTTGCATCAGACTGGGAAAAAGCTGTAAAAAGTTAA
- a CDS encoding spore germination protein — MGCIINIENIVTNGLKDNSNVSVGCVVQNSHTANTKSVGACFSFGNGSPAIASMTNSNIDFCKDEENKEQQS, encoded by the coding sequence ATGGGCTGTATTATTAACATTGAGAATATCGTGACTAACGGGTTAAAAGACAATTCGAATGTAAGCGTAGGCTGTGTTGTACAAAATAGCCACACGGCAAATACAAAATCAGTAGGAGCTTGTTTTTCGTTTGGAAATGGCTCTCCTGCTATTGCGTCTATGACAAACAGTAATATCGACTTTTGTAAAGATGAAGAAAATAAAGAGCAACAATCTTAA
- a CDS encoding 3-isopropylmalate dehydratase, which produces MSIISMIPYTYVERKIKRTQKVTIQHSKDMCLYTDNIQTENDCFHINSVFDISYKCVSKESGFLYLHTNQGMFAYTIHTDPAAFIAAYKDIKKKG; this is translated from the coding sequence ATGAGCATTATTTCTATGATTCCTTATACATACGTTGAAAGAAAAATAAAACGAACACAAAAGGTGACGATTCAGCATTCAAAAGACATGTGCTTATATACTGATAATATTCAAACAGAGAATGATTGCTTTCACATTAACAGCGTATTTGACATCTCTTACAAATGCGTTTCAAAAGAAAGCGGCTTTTTATACTTACATACAAATCAAGGGATGTTCGCCTATACCATACATACCGATCCTGCCGCCTTTATAGCAGCATATAAAGATATAAAAAAGAAGGGGTAA
- a CDS encoding NAD(P)H-dependent oxidoreductase, which translates to MNNTDKKQEILDAFNFRHATKEFDPTKKISDEDFQFILETGRLSPSSVGYEPWKFLVVENEDLKEKLKAVSWGAQGQIPTASHFVIILSRTDARYDSEYVLDLQKNVKEMPDDVLETLMPRYKDFQENDFHLFESKRALFDWASKQSYIALANMMTSAAQIGIDSCPIEGFNYDQVHEILEEEGLLEDGKFDISVMVAFGYRIHEPKRGKTRRSMDQVVQWIK; encoded by the coding sequence ATGAACAATACAGATAAAAAACAAGAAATTTTAGATGCGTTTAACTTTCGTCATGCTACAAAAGAGTTTGATCCAACGAAGAAAATTTCCGATGAAGATTTCCAATTCATTTTAGAAACCGGGCGCTTGTCTCCAAGCTCAGTAGGTTACGAGCCGTGGAAATTTTTAGTTGTTGAAAATGAAGATTTAAAAGAAAAATTAAAAGCTGTTTCTTGGGGAGCACAAGGCCAAATTCCTACAGCAAGTCATTTTGTTATTATTCTTTCTCGTACAGACGCAAGATATGACTCTGAATATGTATTGGATCTTCAGAAAAATGTAAAAGAAATGCCAGATGATGTATTAGAGACATTAATGCCTCGTTATAAAGATTTCCAAGAAAATGATTTTCACTTGTTCGAAAGCAAGCGAGCGCTATTTGATTGGGCTAGCAAACAATCTTATATTGCACTAGCTAATATGATGACATCAGCTGCTCAAATTGGTATTGATTCTTGCCCGATTGAAGGCTTTAACTATGACCAAGTACATGAAATTCTAGAAGAAGAAGGATTACTGGAAGACGGTAAGTTTGATATTTCCGTTATGGTTGCGTTCGGCTACCGAATTCATGAACCTAAACGCGGAAAAACAAGAAGAAGTATGGATCAAGTTGTACAGTGGATAAAATAA
- the sspL gene encoding small, acid-soluble spore protein L: MGTKKSANRGQVAPGVNPQGHGKDVEFSTEPKSELENKAKKSNTKI, translated from the coding sequence ATGGGTACAAAAAAATCTGCTAACCGAGGTCAAGTAGCTCCTGGTGTTAACCCTCAAGGACACGGAAAAGATGTTGAGTTTTCAACAGAACCGAAAAGTGAACTTGAAAACAAAGCGAAAAAATCAAATACCAAAATTTAA
- a CDS encoding SDR family NAD(P)-dependent oxidoreductase: MKYTVITGASSGIGYETALAFAARGKNLILAARREDKLDELKGKIEELNQDVNVIVQSVDLSVAENAHTFYESLKEYELETWINNAGFGNFASVGEQKLTKIETMLHLNIEALTILSSLFVRDYENVEGTQLINVSSGGGYTIVADAVTYCATKFYVSAFTEGLSQELKGRGAKMQAKVLAPAATETEFAQRSMDMSDFEYEGRVPKFHTSKEMAAFMLDLYDSNKTVGLVDGVTYEFQLKDPIYPYAERTTSSNS, translated from the coding sequence ATGAAATATACAGTAATCACTGGCGCAAGTTCGGGAATTGGATATGAAACAGCTTTAGCTTTCGCAGCGCGCGGAAAAAATCTTATATTAGCTGCACGTAGAGAGGACAAACTGGATGAGTTAAAAGGAAAGATTGAAGAACTGAACCAAGATGTAAATGTTATTGTCCAGTCGGTTGATTTATCCGTGGCAGAAAATGCTCATACGTTTTATGAGTCACTTAAAGAATATGAATTAGAAACGTGGATTAACAATGCTGGATTCGGAAACTTTGCTTCTGTCGGTGAACAAAAGTTAACTAAAATTGAAACAATGCTTCATTTAAATATTGAAGCCTTAACCATTCTTTCATCTCTATTTGTAAGAGATTATGAAAACGTTGAAGGTACACAGCTTATTAATGTCTCTTCGGGAGGCGGCTATACCATTGTTGCTGATGCAGTCACTTATTGCGCAACAAAATTCTACGTAAGTGCATTTACAGAAGGTCTTTCTCAAGAATTAAAAGGAAGAGGAGCAAAAATGCAGGCTAAAGTTCTAGCTCCAGCTGCTACTGAAACAGAATTCGCACAGCGTTCGATGGATATGAGTGATTTTGAATACGAAGGACGAGTACCTAAGTTTCATACGTCAAAAGAGATGGCTGCTTTTATGTTAGATCTTTATGATAGCAATAAAACGGTAGGACTTGTAGATGGAGTGACTTACGAATTTCAATTAAAAGATCCTATCTATCCATATGCAGAAAGAACAACAAGCTCAAATTCGTAA
- a CDS encoding ATP-binding protein codes for MVDEIVEKYVGKQAMTLAKLASEDKMIVKAFKNKNPSENIQPVAEKIRKTTGADYVTIANDKGIRYSHPNSSYIGKHTKTSNEAALKEHQSIIYKGKGISGFAIKAKTPIWDSRGNVIGVSSVGFLVSNIEKQINDYRIKIIKLSCIPFLIGSFGAFFIARRVKRLIFGLEPEEISFLFKEKEATLESIRDATVTVNVEKYVTSMNRRARELFGHLQIGGEIKNARLGQLIDQAIEKQRVYSNQSLVLDGQQYILDLSPIVRKKEVQGIVLTIRTLSQIEELTEEISKIKMFSDNLRAQNHEFLNKLNVIYGLLKLKKYEHVMQMISSEVKERQDIISFLMSSVKDPLIAACLLGKINRSKELDVTLEIDQDSNLTSTLDIEDAKNVVSILGNLIDNALEAVREHKGNVLVSFTDVGNDLIFEVEDNGQGISKEVENMIFIDGYTTKKGENHGIGLTIVKRSVELLKGELYISKSMLQGARFTLVIPKLLNNEKEESI; via the coding sequence ATGGTAGATGAAATTGTCGAAAAATATGTGGGTAAGCAAGCTATGACATTAGCAAAATTAGCTTCTGAAGACAAAATGATTGTAAAAGCTTTTAAGAATAAAAATCCTTCTGAGAACATCCAACCTGTTGCAGAAAAAATAAGAAAAACCACTGGGGCAGATTACGTCACCATCGCTAATGATAAAGGAATCCGCTATTCTCATCCCAATAGTAGCTATATTGGAAAACATACCAAGACAAGCAACGAAGCTGCTTTAAAGGAGCATCAATCCATTATTTATAAAGGAAAAGGAATTTCAGGATTTGCAATTAAAGCCAAAACCCCCATATGGGATAGCCGAGGAAACGTAATAGGCGTTTCTTCGGTAGGGTTTCTTGTAAGCAATATAGAAAAACAGATTAATGATTATAGAATAAAAATTATTAAACTGTCCTGTATTCCTTTTCTTATTGGATCATTTGGAGCTTTTTTCATCGCAAGGCGGGTAAAAAGACTAATATTTGGACTTGAACCGGAGGAAATTTCCTTTCTTTTTAAAGAAAAAGAGGCTACCCTCGAATCCATTCGAGATGCTACTGTTACTGTAAATGTCGAAAAATATGTAACGTCGATGAACAGAAGGGCTAGAGAACTATTTGGTCATCTTCAAATAGGAGGAGAGATAAAGAACGCCCGTTTAGGACAGCTAATTGATCAAGCGATAGAAAAGCAGCGGGTGTATTCTAACCAGTCCCTTGTACTAGATGGTCAGCAGTATATTTTAGATTTATCTCCTATTGTAAGAAAAAAAGAAGTGCAGGGTATCGTCCTTACTATAAGAACTTTATCTCAAATTGAAGAATTGACAGAAGAGATTTCTAAAATTAAAATGTTTTCTGATAATTTACGTGCTCAAAATCACGAATTTTTAAATAAGCTGAACGTGATTTATGGATTGTTAAAGTTAAAGAAGTATGAGCATGTCATGCAAATGATTTCATCAGAGGTAAAGGAACGCCAAGATATTATTTCTTTTTTAATGTCTTCTGTAAAGGATCCTTTGATTGCGGCATGCTTACTTGGAAAGATCAATCGTTCGAAAGAATTAGACGTTACTTTAGAAATTGACCAAGATAGTAACTTAACAAGTACTTTAGATATCGAAGACGCAAAAAACGTTGTTTCTATCTTGGGGAATTTAATTGATAATGCGCTCGAGGCTGTGCGAGAACATAAAGGGAACGTGCTGGTATCTTTTACAGATGTAGGAAATGACCTGATTTTTGAAGTTGAAGACAATGGACAAGGGATATCAAAAGAAGTAGAAAATATGATTTTTATAGATGGTTACACAACGAAAAAAGGTGAAAATCACGGAATTGGATTGACTATTGTTAAAAGATCTGTAGAGCTGCTTAAAGGTGAACTATACATAAGCAAAAGTATGTTACAAGGAGCAAGATTCACATTAGTTATCCCAAAGCTATTAAATAATGAAAAGGAAGAATCGATATGA
- a CDS encoding response regulator, with amino-acid sequence MTENQINVMIIEDDSTAAQIYEQFTKKLEHFTVVATAGSGEQALELLTIFTPQLILLDVFLPDINGVELLWEIRKKYRGIDIILITAANDVKTVGEAIRGGAFGYLVKPVIIDKFLSTLKHYQSTRTELTENKMINQDKIDHLFRTHHNRHNQSAAAVTEFPKGIDKHTLRLVRDKVREVQKSLNVDEFAQLVGISYSTMRRYLEYLVSCKEMQVEIVYGSVGRPERKYRVTNLI; translated from the coding sequence ATGACTGAAAATCAAATTAATGTCATGATTATAGAAGATGATTCTACAGCTGCACAAATTTATGAACAGTTTACTAAGAAACTAGAGCATTTCACTGTTGTTGCGACAGCAGGATCTGGAGAACAGGCTTTAGAATTACTAACAATATTTACGCCGCAATTAATTTTATTAGACGTCTTTTTACCAGATATCAACGGAGTGGAACTGCTATGGGAAATCAGAAAGAAGTATCGAGGAATCGACATTATTTTAATAACAGCAGCCAATGATGTTAAGACAGTAGGGGAAGCAATAAGAGGAGGAGCATTTGGTTATTTGGTGAAACCTGTAATTATTGATAAATTTTTATCTACTTTAAAACATTATCAGTCTACGAGAACAGAATTAACTGAAAATAAAATGATTAACCAAGATAAAATAGACCATTTATTTAGAACACATCATAACCGCCACAATCAATCAGCGGCTGCAGTAACAGAATTCCCTAAAGGTATTGATAAACATACTCTTCGTTTAGTAAGAGATAAAGTTCGCGAAGTTCAGAAAAGCTTGAATGTAGATGAGTTTGCTCAATTAGTGGGTATCAGCTATTCAACAATGAGAAGGTATTTAGAGTATTTAGTATCGTGTAAGGAAATGCAGGTGGAAATAGTGTATGGAAGTGTAGGGAGGCCTGAGCGGAAATACCGAGTAACTAATCTTATATAA